The Chthoniobacterales bacterium nucleotide sequence TGCACCATCAATGAATAGACTGCCTTGTAGGTCCCATCGAAGGGATCCGCGTTCGGATCGAATAAATCCGCCTGGCCGGTGATGGGATCCAGCCGGGCGATCCGGTTTCGCGTCTGGCCGCCAATGCTGTTCTTCCCATAGAAAAAACCGCCGACCAGAATCTTGCCGTCGGTCTGCAAGGCAATCGCCATCACCGTTCCGTTTGCGTTCGGGTCGAAGGCCATATCGAGCGTGCCATCCGGATTCAACCGGGCGATGTTGTTACGGGGCACGCCCAGGACGCTGGTAAAGCCGCCACCAATCAGAATCTTGCCATCCGGCTGAACAGTCGTGGCGTGGACCGCCAGGAGGTCACCCCCGATGCCCTGAATGTTGAGATCGAGGGTCTGGTCGAGCCTGCCGTCTTTTTCCAAACGGGCGATCCGATTGCGCGTCACTGCTGGTCCCCCATTGGGCGCGAGAGTGGTGAAATTGCCGCCCACCAAAACCTTGCCATCCGGCTGGATCGCGACGGCAACGGTAGGCGAGATCAGGCCCCCATTCGGGTCGAAGGAGTCAGCCGCTCCGGTAATCGGATCGAGCCGGGCGATCGCGTTGCGCGACTGTCCCCCGATGCTGTTCGCTCCGCGGAAACCGCCAACCGCCAGAATTTTACCGTCCGGCTGCACGGCGAGGGAAATGACAGCATCGTTCGGGTTGGGGTTGAACGAATCAGCGAGGCCGGTCGTGGGATCAAGCCGGGCCAGGCAACGGTGGGCCTGTCCGCCGATGCTGAAGAAATTACCTCCTGCCAAAATCTTGCCGTCCGCCTGCAACGCGAGCGAATAGACATGACCGGTCGCGTTCGGATTCCACGAATCGAGCAGTCCCGACGTGGGGTCGATCCGCGCGATATGATTGCGGGTCTGACTGCCGATGTTCGTGAATATGCCCCCGATTAACACCTTGCCGTCCGTCTGGAGCACGACTGAATAGACGGGATCGCTCGCGTTTGGATTGAACGCGTCGGCCAATCCCGTCGTAGCGTCGAGCCGGGCGATGTAGTTGCGTGGCTGACCGCCGATGGTGAAAAAATAGCCGCCGGCCAAAATCTTCCCGTCAGGCTGCACCGCGAGGGCAAGAACAAGGCCGTTCGCATTCGGATCGAATGAATCCGCTAACCCGGTTATGGGATCCAGCCGGGCAATGTTATTGCGTGGTTGACCGCCGATATTCGCGAAGGCGCCCCCCACCAAAATCTTACCATCCGGTTGCAGCGCGATTGAATTGATATTCGCATCGCCGGAATCCGGGTTGAAGGCCATGTCCACAGTTCCATCAGCGTTGAGCCGGGCGAGGCCCTTGCGCGAAACGGTTCCGGGGCCATTGGCGGGCGAGAGGGTCGTAAAATCACCGCCAAGAAGAATCTTCCCATCCGGCTGCACCGCGATAACGCGGACGAGACCGTTGGCATTCGGATCGAATCCGTCGAGGGCGGATTGCGCCGCCGCTCTTTCCGAACCGAGGAACCCCAAAATTGCCAAAACGCCAAGCGCGCCCAGGCGCCATGGGAAATGCCGGCTAACAGGAAAATAGGGCGGTCGGTGGGTGCTCAAAGCGTAGGACTCAGGAGAAGCCCCTCTTGCTTGAGCAGTTCCGATGCTCAATCCGCTCAGAAGCCGACGCCGAGCGCAGCCTATTGGATGTTATAAACCTCGACCAGCCCCACGCCGATCGTGCGGCCGCTTCCGCGAACAATCGCCGTATAGGCGCCGGGAGCGACTATCTCGACCAGCGCCGCTTCTTCGTCGTGACTCGGAGCCAGATTCGCTGCTTCGATCTCCGGACGCTGGTCCGATTTCCAGTTGTCGTTGGAACGAATTACGGTTCCGCTCGAATTCACCAGGTCGAGTGTCGGATCCGGCAGAAAGCCAGAGACGCCAAAGTCACCGAGCGTTGGACCCAGCGCGCGAACCAGCACTTTGGCGCTCGTTCCATTGCTCGGACCCACAATTAATCCCGCGATCATCACGTTGTCGTCCACGTCGACGAAACCGCGGGTGCTGATGTTTCCCAGCTTTGAAGCTGAACCCTGTTCCAAGTCGAACGCTTCCACTAGCCCAACGCCAGTTGTCCCATCTTTGCCGCGCACGATCGCCGTATAGCCCTGGTTTGGCGTCAGCGTCGCGATAATCGCCGATTCGGCATCCTTGCCTGGCGCGAGCCCGCTGTTCTGGATCTCGGCTTGTTGCGGCGATTGCCGCCAATCATCGTTACTGGTGATAAGCGTGCCCCCCTGATAAAGCTCCAGGGTTGGATCCTGCAAGGCGCCAGGCACGCCGAAATCCGTTAGCGTAGGACCTATCGCGCGAATAATAACCTTCTTCGTAGCCGTCCCGGTTGCGATCATCCCACCGATCAGAGCGTTGTCTCCCACCAGCACGCGAAGGCGCGTCGAAATGTTACCCAACGTGGTGGGTGTGCCTGCGGTTCCTTGAACTTCAAACGCGCCAAGGTCGCTTCCATCACCACCACTGACGCCAGGCATACCTACCGGGCGAGTGAAGCCGCGTTGATCGGTGACGACCGAACCTCCAGAGTACCCTTTGTCGATCGCCGGACTGCCGGAAAGCAATGCGTGCGTCCTAGTCGGGCCGCCGTTGTCTTGCAGCGGTCCCAGAATCGGATCGACGTTGAATTGATTTCCAGTCGTAAAACCGGTGAGAGTCATGCCACTGGTGTTGCCTACCAGGACATAACCCTGCGAAAACAGCCTGCCCGACACATCCGGACCAGTCGCGGCAGTATTTGTAGCAATGATGGAGTTAAGCACTTTGAGAGAGTTGCCGCTGGGCTGTCCAAAAATTCCACCGCCGTCTTGCGACGAGTTACCAGTAACGGTACTGTGGCTGATGGTGAGGGCGCCAAGAGTGTAAATACCGCCGCCCTTCGTGTTGCCAGCGGAGTTGCCCGAAATCGTGCTGTTGGTTATTGTTACTCGGCCACCGCCGTCCAAAATACCGCCGCCACCCAGGCCCCCCATCGTTGAGTTCCCGGTAATCGTGCTGGAGGCAATGGTTAACTGGCCTCCGGGATCGCCTCCGTCGTTGTAGATGGCGCCACCGCCGGAAAATTCGCCGGCTGACACGCTGTCGGCAATAGTGCAACCGGTAATTGTTAGCGTGCCAAGGTTGTCAACGGCGCCGCCGTTGACGCCGGACGGAGGGCTTCCATTGCGAATCAGCAGGCCGGAGATGGTGACCGCCGCGAACGACGGGACATGGAAGATGTGGAATGCCGCTGTGCCGGGTGCCGCACTCCGCTGCACAGTCAACAGATTCGCGCCAGGACCGGTGATAGTGAGGCTCTTCTCGATCAACAACTCACCGCTTGTGAGATTTATTGTCGAGAGGCCGGGAGCAAAGTTGATCGTATCGCCGGATGCAGCCGCCGCAATTGCCTGACGGAGCGTGCAGCTCGCGCCGGGACAACTCCCGCCTGAATCGGCGGGACTGTTTACCGTCAAGCTCGCCGCATCAACCGCCGGCGCCAGGAGCAGGGCTACGATGAGTCCGGCAAAGGAGAGCAGATATCGGCCGTATGACTTTGTCATGGTTAGGAGCGGTTACGGAATATTGTAAACTTCGACCAGGCCGACGCCGGTCGTACGGCCGCTGCCGCGCACAATCGCTGTGTAGGCGCCCGGGGTGACTGTCTCCACCAGGGCCGCTTCCTCATCGTGAGTCGGAGCCAGGTTCGCGGCTTCAATCTCTAAGCGCTGTTGCGGATCGTCTTTCCAGTTGTCGTTGGAGCGAATGGTAGTTCCGCTCGAGTTCACCAAATCAAGGGTCGGATCCCCCAGGAAGCCGGGCACCCCAAAGTCTCCGAGCGTTGGCCCCAGCGCGCGCACCAACACTTTGGTGCTGGTTCCATTGCTGGGGCTCACGATCAATCCCGCGATCATCACATTATCGTCCACGTCCACGAAACCACGCGTGCTGATGTTCCCGAGCTTTGAAGTTGAACCTTGTTCCAGGTCGAACGCCTCGACCACTCCTACGCCAGTCGTTCCATCCTTCCCGCGCACAATCGCCGTGTAGCCCTGGTTCGGCGTCAGCGTCGCGATGATCGCCGACTCAGCGTCTCTTCCGGGCGCGAAACCGCTGTTCTGGATCTCAACCTGTTGCGGCGATTGCCGCCAGTCGTCGTTGCTGGTGATGAGCGTGCTGCCCTGATAAAGCTCCAGAGTTGGATCCTGCAAGGCGCCGGGCACGCCAAAGTCCGTCAGCGTAGGACCGATCGCGCGGATAATTACTTTTTTGTTCGCCGTCCCAGTCGCGATCATTCCACCGATAAGGGCGTTATCTCCTGCCAACACGCGAAGACGCGTCGAGATATTGCCCAAGCTGCCGGGCGCCACGAGAAAAGCATTCCGCACTGACTCTGTGATGCTCTCCGATCCAAGAGTGTGATAAAAGCCCCGCGCGCGGACGTAAATATTTTGTTCGGTTGGGAGATGCAAGCCAGTCAGATTCCAGGAGGAATCAGACAGGAGAGCATCGCCGAGCGGGGCGTAGTTTAGATTGTCCGTCGAGAGCTCAAAAGAAACCCGCCTCAGTGACGGACTCGCCCCAGAGAGCTTCCAACTAATAGTGGTCGGCGTCACGGTGAGATCTTGCAGCGCCGCAGTGTCGTTACTCAATCGGGCGGCTCGATTCCGAGGTTGTCCGCCGATGGTCTGGAAGAAGCCCCCAGCCAAAATCTTACCGTCCGCCTGCACCGCAATCGCGTCAACAGTATCACTCGCATTGGGGTTGAATGAATCGGCCAAACCAGTGCTGGCATCGAGTCGGGCGATACGGTTGCGCGTCTGGCCCCCTATGCTGTTTGTTCCGTTGAAATCGCCAACCACCAGAATTTTTCCGTCCGCCTGCAGCGTGATTCCATCAACGTTAGTGGTCGGGTTTGGATTAAATGAATCGGCCAAACCAGTCATGGCATCGAGCCGGGCCAGGTAATTGCGTGTTTGTCCGCCGATGGTGTGGAAAAAACCGCCCGCCAGGATTTTGCCATCCGCCTGCACCGCAATCGAGTAGACGGTGCCGTTTGCATTCGGGTTGAACGAATCAGCCAGGCCAGTCGCCGCATCGAGCCGCGCCAAATAATTGCGGGGTTGTCCGCCAATAATCGTAAACGCCCCGCCCACCAAAATTTTCCCGTCCGGTTGCACCGTGATCGACACCACCGAAGGAAAGTTTAACCCGCTCGCATTAGGGTCGAATGAATCCGCCGACCCGTTTGTCGGATCAAGCCGCGCGATGTGATTGCGCGGCTGGCCACCCATAGTCGTGAAAGCGCCGCCCACCAAAATCTTGCCATCGGCCTGGACCGAGATCGAGCGCACCGTAGGAAAGCCAATTCCAAAGCCAACTCCACTTGGGTCGAAGGAGTCAGCTAAACCGGTTATGGCATCGAGCCGTGCCAGGAGCTTACGCGGCTGGCCGCCCACCGAATTAAATTCGCCGCCTACGAGAATTTTCCCGTCCGCCTGCACCGCGATTGAGTAGACACCGCTGTCCGCATTTGGGTCGAACCCCATGTCAAGCGTGCCGTCGATGTTAAACCTTGCAATATTGTGCCGGGTCACTCCCCGAACGCGGGGAAACCTGCCACCGATGAGAATCTTGCCGTCTGGTTGCACGGCGTAGGCAAAAACGGCGTCGAAAGTGGCGCTGGTTTCAATACCAAAATCGACCGTCTGATCGACTCTGCCATCCGTTTCCAGCCGGGCGATGCCGTTGCGCGTCACCACAGCCCCCCCGTTCGGCGCGAGCATCGAGAAAAAGCCCCCCACGAGGACCTTGCCGTCTGGCTGCACCACGATTGAGTGCACGGTACTGCTCGCGTCCGCGCTGGGGTCGAAGGAATCGGCCAATCCGGTCGTGGGATCGAGCCGAGCAAGGTAGTTGCGCGTCTGTCCGCCAATGCTGGTAAAATCGCCACCCGCCAGAATCTTACCATCCGCCTGGACCGCGATTGAAAGAACACCATTGAGCGCGGTCGCATTGGGGTTGAACGAATCCGCTAGGCCTGTCACTTGATCGAGCCGGGCAATTCGATTGCGCATCTCGCCACCGATGCTGTTCGCACCGTTAAAAAAACCACCCACTAAGATCTTACCGTCCGCTTGGACCTCAATTGCAGTGACAAAAGCGTTCGCGTTCGGGTCGAATGAATCCGCCAATCCAGTTGTCGCATCGACCCGCGCAATCCGGTTGCGTGATTGTCCCCCGATGCTCGTGAAATCGCCGCCAACCAAGATGCGTCCGTCCATCTGCGACGCCATTGTGAAAACCACCCCGTTCGCGTTTGGGTTAAACGAATCCGCCGCTCCAGTCGTAGGATCAAGTCGGGCAATGCGACCGCGCGACTGCCCACCGATGCTGCTGAAACTGCCGCTCACCAAAATCTTGCCGTCCGCCTGGACTGCGATTGCAAATGGAACACCGCTTGCGTCGGGGTCGAAGGAATCAGCTGCTCCAGTGGTGGCGTCGAGGCGGGCGATGCGATTACGCGTCTGCCCACCGATGCTGTTCGTACCGTTGAAAAAACCACCCACCAGAATCTTCCCATCCGCCTGGAGGGCAATCGACCGGACATCGCCGTTAGCGTTTGGGTTGAAGGCGAGATCGAGCGTGCCATCCGGATTTAACCGTGCGATGCGGTTGCGGGTGACCGCCGCCCCGCCGTTCGGCGAAAGAGTAGTGAAATTGCCGCCGAGCAGAACCTTTCCATCAGGTTGCCGGACAACGATGTATATGCCGCCATTGGTATTCGGATCGAAACCGTCGAGCGCGGATTGTCCAGGCGCCGTCGCTGCCATCAAAAGCAAAAACGGGACGACCAGAAATCTGAGGAGGTGTTTCATAAGGGGCCGTTGGCGGGCGACACCTATCAGTCCACTAACCCCTCGTCGAGATTTATTACAGAATACGAAAGAAAACTCTCTGGCGTGGGAATTCGATGGCCGCCTACGGAATATTGTAAACTTCCACCAGCCCGACACCGGTGGCGCGGTTGTTTCC carries:
- a CDS encoding right-handed parallel beta-helix repeat-containing protein; translation: MTKSYGRYLLSFAGLIVALLLAPAVDAASLTVNSPADSGGSCPGASCTLRQAIAAAASGDTINFAPGLSTINLTSGELLIEKSLTITGPGANLLTVQRSAAPGTAAFHIFHVPSFAAVTISGLLIRNGSPPSGVNGGAVDNLGTLTITGCTIADSVSAGEFSGGGAIYNDGGDPGGQLTIASSTITGNSTMGGLGGGGILDGGGRVTITNSTISGNSAGNTKGGGIYTLGALTISHSTVTGNSSQDGGGIFGQPSGNSLKVLNSIIATNTAATGPDVSGRLFSQGYVLVGNTSGMTLTGFTTGNQFNVDPILGPLQDNGGPTRTHALLSGSPAIDKGYSGGSVVTDQRGFTRPVGMPGVSGGDGSDLGAFEVQGTAGTPTTLGNISTRLRVLVGDNALIGGMIATGTATKKVIIRAIGPTLTDFGVPGALQDPTLELYQGGTLITSNDDWRQSPQQAEIQNSGLAPGKDAESAIIATLTPNQGYTAIVRGKDGTTGVGLVEAFDLEQGSASKLGNISTRGFVDVDDNVMIAGLIVGPSNGTSAKVLVRALGPTLGDFGVSGFLPDPTLDLVNSSGTVIRSNDNWKSDQRPEIEAANLAPSHDEEAALVEIVAPGAYTAIVRGSGRTIGVGLVEVYNIQ